The Nitrospira sp. KM1 genome includes a window with the following:
- a CDS encoding arsenosugar biosynthesis-associated peroxidase-like protein encodes MDTYYHPHDLGKFGDMGKGNPALWEKFMGYYSAVFAEGALTEREKALIALAVAHAVQCPYCIDAYAQASLEKGSNVEEMTEAVHVACAIRGGASLVHGVQMRNVAEKLSM; translated from the coding sequence ATGGACACCTATTACCATCCGCATGATCTGGGTAAGTTTGGGGACATGGGCAAAGGCAATCCGGCGTTGTGGGAAAAATTCATGGGCTATTATTCAGCCGTATTTGCCGAAGGCGCCTTGACCGAACGGGAGAAAGCACTGATTGCCTTGGCTGTGGCCCACGCGGTGCAATGTCCGTACTGTATTGACGCGTATGCGCAGGCTTCCTTGGAAAAGGGGTCAAACGTCGAAGAGATGACGGAAGCCGTTCACGTCGCCTGCGCCATCCGTGGGGGAGCTTCTCTCGTGCATGGCGTGCAAATGCGCAACGTCGCTGAAAAGCTCTCGATGTAA
- a CDS encoding RiPP maturation radical SAM C-methyltransferase, translating to MSDEARVALVNMPFSYSKYPSIQLGALSALLKSQGIPVDCHHLNVRFAHTIGVPLYEMICEKRALFGEWLFSYLLFRENPKRAEYPRVFKPVFEQIAQASGHAVGYFEDMATRLVPQFLTGMLTSIDWSRYQLVGFTSTFDQNVASLTMAKLIKDLYPDVITVFGGANYDGEMGLEYFRAFSFIDHVVVGEGEETFPALVRQILDGKTGGYPHGVAYREDGRIRFTPNTSLFTNFTKTGPPDYDDYYHLLTELGDAAQGLDRILLYEGSRGCWWGEKHHCTFCGLNAQSMKFRAKTCEQAAQEMTYLSHRYDTARFRLVDNIIDMRYIDNLFGKFASDHCDLDVFIETKSNLHKSQIKTLAAGGVKCMQPGLESLSPNQLKAMDKGATPMQNIICLKWSFYYRVTVSWNILLGFPGETNEDYRRQIELIPSLLHLQPPESTGKFWLERFSPYFSRPHEYGVRITGAGLAYQYVYDVRQVDVKKIAYDFEYDLENWSVDPHVYQELVSVIEGWQRLHSSNDRPFLYYSKAINYVTVYDGRNPKAPVRRRYDGLAARVIEVCNETAKSPDQIRTALSDQGTGDPVHELSLVLNDLVNSRVLYEEREKYFTLAVPEYPYL from the coding sequence ATGAGTGACGAAGCCCGTGTGGCCCTCGTCAACATGCCGTTTAGTTACTCCAAGTATCCTTCTATTCAACTCGGTGCTCTCTCTGCCCTCCTTAAATCTCAAGGCATTCCGGTCGATTGTCATCACTTGAATGTGCGCTTCGCGCACACGATTGGCGTGCCGTTGTATGAAATGATCTGCGAGAAGCGGGCGCTGTTCGGTGAATGGCTCTTTTCCTATCTTTTGTTCCGCGAGAATCCGAAACGGGCTGAGTATCCGCGAGTCTTCAAGCCTGTCTTCGAGCAAATAGCCCAAGCCAGCGGACATGCCGTCGGCTATTTCGAAGACATGGCGACTCGCCTCGTGCCTCAATTTCTGACCGGTATGCTGACCTCAATTGATTGGAGCCGATACCAGCTGGTCGGTTTCACCTCCACCTTTGATCAGAATGTGGCCAGCCTGACCATGGCGAAGCTGATCAAAGATCTCTATCCCGATGTGATCACCGTGTTCGGAGGCGCCAACTACGACGGGGAGATGGGGTTGGAATATTTCAGGGCGTTTTCCTTCATCGACCACGTCGTGGTCGGCGAAGGGGAGGAGACGTTCCCGGCGCTGGTCCGACAAATTCTGGACGGGAAGACGGGCGGCTATCCTCACGGAGTCGCATATCGGGAAGACGGCCGGATCCGCTTCACTCCGAACACGTCTCTGTTTACGAATTTCACGAAGACCGGTCCCCCCGATTATGACGACTACTATCACCTTCTGACCGAGTTGGGAGATGCGGCCCAGGGTCTCGACCGTATCTTATTATATGAAGGTTCGCGAGGATGCTGGTGGGGGGAGAAGCATCACTGCACATTTTGTGGCCTCAACGCGCAAAGCATGAAGTTCAGGGCCAAAACGTGTGAACAGGCGGCGCAGGAAATGACCTACCTCTCCCATCGGTACGACACCGCCCGGTTTCGACTCGTCGATAACATCATTGACATGAGGTACATCGACAATCTGTTCGGGAAGTTTGCCAGCGATCATTGCGATCTGGACGTCTTCATCGAAACCAAGAGCAATCTTCACAAGAGTCAGATCAAAACCCTGGCGGCAGGCGGGGTCAAATGTATGCAGCCAGGGCTGGAAAGTTTGAGCCCGAACCAACTGAAGGCGATGGATAAGGGCGCCACGCCGATGCAGAACATCATCTGTTTGAAGTGGAGCTTTTATTACCGCGTGACGGTGTCCTGGAATATACTGCTGGGGTTTCCTGGTGAAACCAATGAGGACTATCGGCGACAAATCGAATTGATTCCTTCCTTGTTGCATTTGCAGCCACCTGAATCGACCGGGAAGTTTTGGCTGGAACGATTCAGTCCGTATTTTTCACGACCCCATGAATATGGTGTTCGCATCACCGGCGCCGGCCTGGCCTATCAATACGTGTATGACGTGCGTCAGGTGGATGTGAAGAAAATCGCCTATGATTTTGAATATGACCTCGAGAATTGGTCGGTCGACCCGCACGTCTATCAGGAATTAGTCTCGGTGATTGAAGGGTGGCAGCGACTGCACAGCTCGAACGATCGACCCTTCCTGTACTACTCGAAGGCGATCAATTATGTGACCGTCTATGACGGCAGAAATCCGAAAGCCCCGGTCCGGCGGCGCTACGATGGATTGGCGGCCCGAGTGATCGAAGTGTGCAACGAGACCGCAAAAAGCCCGGATCAGATTCGTACGGCCCTCTCAGATCAAGGGACAGGCGATCCGGTGCATGAGCTGTCTCTCGTCTTGAACGATCTGGTCAACAGCCGGGTACTCTACGAAGAGCGCGAGAAGTACTTTACCTTAGCTGTTCCTGAATACCCGTATCTGTGA
- a CDS encoding inositol monophosphatase family protein, which produces MRMESDPIVPSDQLMSVAVAAARKAGALLQDYAETGFRIEHKNPINLVTDADHAAEQCIIDCIHAHFPSHGILAEERGSATRTDSRYRWIIDPLDGTTNFAHHFPMYAVSIGIEYDEQGQVGVVFDPTRDELFTATAGGGARLNGRPVWVSDTHVLDRALLVTGFAYNIRETPRNNLDHFSRFALRAQGLRRTGSAALDLSYVAMGRFDGFWEIQLSPWDMAGGTLILREAGGMITDLHGNPHSIHQPELVASNGLIHSAMLRVIKDSLFQD; this is translated from the coding sequence ATGCGCATGGAATCAGATCCGATCGTTCCATCCGATCAATTGATGTCTGTGGCTGTCGCAGCCGCACGCAAGGCCGGCGCCCTGCTCCAGGACTACGCCGAGACCGGATTTCGCATCGAGCATAAGAATCCGATCAACTTGGTGACCGACGCGGATCATGCCGCGGAACAATGTATCATCGACTGCATCCATGCGCATTTTCCCAGTCACGGGATCCTTGCTGAAGAACGCGGTTCGGCTACCCGGACCGATTCACGATATCGATGGATCATCGATCCACTCGACGGCACGACCAACTTCGCCCATCACTTTCCGATGTATGCCGTCTCGATTGGAATTGAATATGATGAGCAGGGACAGGTGGGGGTCGTCTTTGATCCAACGCGAGACGAGTTGTTTACGGCGACCGCGGGCGGTGGCGCCCGTCTCAACGGACGCCCCGTTTGGGTTTCAGATACTCACGTGCTTGATCGCGCCCTCTTGGTCACAGGATTTGCTTACAATATCCGCGAGACCCCTCGCAACAATCTGGATCATTTCTCACGCTTCGCGCTCAGGGCCCAAGGTCTGCGCCGAACCGGTAGCGCAGCCCTTGATCTATCCTACGTGGCAATGGGGCGGTTCGACGGTTTCTGGGAAATTCAACTCAGCCCGTGGGATATGGCAGGTGGTACCCTGATCCTTCGTGAAGCCGGGGGAATGATCACCGACTTGCACGGAAACCCCCATTCGATCCACCAGCCTGAACTGGTTGCCAGTAATGGATTGATCCACTCCGCCATGTTGAGGGTCATCAAGGACAGTCTTTTTCAAGACTGA